The following coding sequences are from one Streptomyces sp. NBC_01232 window:
- a CDS encoding rodlin — MIKKMMASAAVAASVVGIGAAMAPQAMAIGNDNGINTANGNNAAQIYGNQATYGNMSPQMALIQGSFNKPCIALPAKANVQSVLALINVGVQDIPVLSSPQNQQCTENSTQAKGDEALSHILSNIPVLSGNVSNGS, encoded by the coding sequence ATGATCAAGAAGATGATGGCCTCGGCCGCGGTTGCCGCCTCGGTCGTGGGCATCGGTGCCGCCATGGCGCCGCAGGCGATGGCCATCGGGAACGACAACGGCATCAACACCGCCAACGGCAACAACGCCGCGCAGATCTACGGCAACCAGGCGACCTACGGCAACATGAGCCCGCAGATGGCGCTGATCCAGGGCTCGTTCAACAAGCCCTGCATCGCCCTGCCCGCGAAGGCCAACGTGCAGTCCGTGCTGGCCCTGATCAACGTCGGCGTCCAGGACATCCCGGTCCTGTCCAGCCCGCAGAACCAGCAGTGCACCGAGAACTCCACCCAGGCCAAGGGCGACGAGGCTCTCTCGCACATCCTCAGCAACATCCCGGTCCTCTCCGGCAACGTCTCGAACGGCAGCTGA
- a CDS encoding chaplin has translation MRQVLSRQVLGKGMLTAAAASSLLSIATGAAYAHPGATAEASHSPGVLAGNSVSVPITFAPNVCGNSVDGGAALNPAMGNTCATSTGSHTDDGHDYGRYLSPENAEALERYLEEREGRRAVPAQRHESPRHAGGYEQPRQEQAGHDRPRREGPRHAKPRQEEPRHEGGYGGPGEERGKEEECDDHPGSAPPPPPAHHAPPAPEQPHPMPEPVDEHPAPLPAPEPVQEVEAPPAPPAPQPPAEEAPVPLPAPEPAPAPAEEPAHTLPAPAPGPAPVMEEGPAPGPPHGSLPVEHPAPAPEVVQPPADQPPAPPAGDTSVELPPAPTPAPAPGPAPAPPAAPAPAHVTGPMLAETGAGQPAAAAALATALILGGAILYRRSRIS, from the coding sequence ATGCGACAGGTACTGAGCCGACAGGTACTGGGCAAGGGGATGCTCACAGCAGCAGCCGCGTCGAGTCTGCTGTCGATCGCGACCGGCGCGGCCTACGCGCACCCCGGGGCGACGGCCGAAGCCTCGCACTCTCCGGGCGTGCTGGCCGGAAACAGCGTCTCGGTACCGATCACCTTCGCACCGAACGTGTGCGGCAACAGCGTGGACGGTGGTGCGGCGCTCAACCCTGCGATGGGGAATACGTGCGCCACCAGCACCGGCTCGCACACGGACGACGGCCACGACTACGGGCGCTACCTCAGCCCCGAGAACGCCGAGGCCCTGGAGCGCTACCTCGAGGAGCGCGAGGGCCGCCGCGCGGTGCCGGCGCAGCGCCACGAGTCGCCGCGCCACGCGGGCGGGTACGAGCAGCCCCGGCAGGAACAGGCCGGGCACGATCGGCCCCGGCGCGAGGGACCGCGGCACGCGAAGCCCCGCCAGGAGGAGCCGCGCCACGAGGGCGGTTACGGCGGTCCCGGCGAGGAGCGCGGCAAGGAGGAGGAGTGCGACGACCACCCCGGGTCCGCTCCGCCGCCCCCGCCGGCGCACCACGCTCCGCCGGCGCCCGAGCAGCCGCACCCCATGCCGGAACCGGTGGACGAGCACCCGGCCCCGCTGCCCGCCCCGGAACCGGTCCAGGAGGTGGAGGCGCCTCCCGCACCTCCTGCTCCGCAGCCCCCGGCCGAGGAGGCCCCGGTTCCGCTCCCCGCCCCGGAGCCCGCCCCGGCACCGGCCGAGGAGCCCGCGCACACGCTGCCGGCCCCCGCCCCCGGCCCTGCCCCCGTGATGGAGGAGGGCCCCGCGCCCGGGCCGCCGCACGGGAGCCTGCCCGTGGAGCACCCGGCTCCGGCGCCCGAGGTCGTACAGCCTCCGGCCGACCAGCCGCCCGCCCCTCCCGCGGGTGACACCTCGGTCGAGCTCCCCCCGGCGCCGACCCCCGCCCCGGCCCCGGGGCCCGCTCCCGCGCCGCCGGCGGCCCCCGCTCCGGCGCACGTGACGGGGCCCATGCTGGCCGAGACCGGCGCGGGCCAGCCCGCGGCCGCGGCGGCCCTCGCCACCGCCCTGATCCTGGGTGGCGCCATTCTGTACCGGCGGTCGCGCATCTCCTGA
- a CDS encoding chaplin: protein MTYKKAVVLAAGALMLAGAASPAMADAAADGKAVGSPGVLSGNLLQVPVHVPVNVCGNTVNVIALLNPAFGNTCVNA from the coding sequence ATGACGTACAAGAAGGCAGTGGTGCTGGCCGCCGGCGCTCTGATGCTCGCCGGTGCAGCCTCCCCCGCCATGGCCGACGCGGCCGCCGACGGAAAGGCCGTGGGTTCCCCCGGCGTCCTGTCCGGCAACCTGCTCCAGGTGCCGGTCCACGTCCCGGTCAACGTCTGCGGCAACACCGTGAACGTCATCGCGCTCCTCAACCCGGCGTTCGGCAACACCTGCGTCAACGCCTGA
- a CDS encoding chaplin has protein sequence MKKGLVRGTTVAVAGAAVLMGGAGLASADGGDGATAHGITAGSPGVLSGNLLQVPVDVPVNACGLTVNVIALLNPSFGNTCINA, from the coding sequence ATGAAGAAGGGGCTGGTGCGCGGCACCACCGTCGCCGTGGCGGGCGCCGCAGTGCTGATGGGCGGCGCGGGCCTCGCCTCCGCGGACGGCGGGGACGGCGCGACGGCGCACGGCATCACCGCCGGGTCCCCCGGCGTCCTGAGCGGCAACCTGCTCCAGGTGCCCGTCGACGTCCCGGTGAACGCCTGCGGCCTCACCGTGAACGTGATCGCCCTGCTGAACCCCTCGTTCGGCAACACCTGCATCAACGCCTGA
- a CDS encoding DUF3344 domain-containing protein, with protein MISGPSSDKVHSCFVPLIENGDRVMGSSRRILGTLGLLSCLTLSVNAPAAWAAAPAPRELPRVPFTQRYQAVQHGGLVRASNSGISCRKEQSPQAEPCAEVKKGAAGVNSDFEMFYSEVDKDPDTYNSTRAELKVPQGAKVSYARLYWGGNLRVGEQKPPQDNGRVLVAEPGGAYKEVLADTVMGHRTDAGSDAYQASADVTPLVRKGGAGMWTVAQLNIAMGHSEVGAWGGWTLVVAYEHPQEPLRRISVWDGFESLAARAGDGTVEIEGLDAPAGSAGRAGVVAYDGDRGTLGDSLTVTADSGRRVSLSDGENPFNDVMNSTITEFGDQSFVRQPEHMNNLGYDADVFDLSPALSGGARSLSFRFTGESQGHFLGVLFVQTDARR; from the coding sequence GTGATTTCCGGCCCGAGTTCTGACAAAGTTCACTCCTGTTTTGTCCCCTTGATCGAAAATGGAGACAGGGTCATGGGTTCCTCCCGCAGAATCCTCGGCACGCTCGGTCTGCTGTCCTGCCTCACCCTTTCCGTGAACGCCCCGGCGGCATGGGCGGCGGCTCCCGCTCCCAGGGAACTGCCCCGGGTCCCGTTCACCCAGCGTTACCAGGCCGTGCAGCACGGCGGGCTGGTGCGTGCCTCCAACTCCGGAATCAGCTGCCGCAAGGAGCAGTCCCCGCAGGCCGAGCCGTGCGCCGAGGTCAAGAAGGGCGCGGCCGGGGTCAACAGCGACTTCGAGATGTTCTACAGCGAGGTCGACAAGGATCCGGACACCTACAACTCCACCCGGGCCGAGCTCAAGGTCCCGCAGGGCGCGAAGGTCTCGTACGCCCGTCTCTACTGGGGCGGGAACCTGCGGGTGGGCGAGCAGAAGCCGCCGCAGGACAACGGCCGGGTGCTGGTCGCCGAGCCCGGCGGCGCGTACAAGGAGGTCCTGGCCGACACGGTGATGGGCCACCGCACGGACGCGGGCAGTGATGCCTACCAGGCCTCCGCCGATGTGACCCCGCTGGTCCGCAAGGGCGGCGCCGGCATGTGGACGGTGGCCCAGCTCAACATCGCCATGGGCCATTCCGAGGTGGGGGCCTGGGGCGGCTGGACGCTGGTCGTCGCCTACGAGCACCCGCAGGAGCCGCTGCGCCGGATCTCGGTGTGGGACGGCTTCGAGTCGCTCGCCGCCCGTGCCGGTGACGGAACGGTCGAGATCGAGGGGCTGGACGCCCCGGCCGGATCCGCGGGCCGGGCCGGGGTCGTCGCGTACGACGGGGACCGCGGCACCCTCGGGGACTCACTCACCGTGACGGCCGACAGTGGGCGTCGGGTGAGTCTCAGTGACGGAGAAAATCCTTTTAATGATGTTATGAATTCCACGATCACGGAATTCGGCGATCAGTCGTTCGTGCGGCAGCCCGAACATATGAATAATCTCGGATATGACGCGGACGTGTTCGACCTGAGTCCCGCCCTGTCCGGTGGTGCCCGCAGCCTGAGCTTCAGGTTCACGGGTGAAAGTCAGGGTCATTTCCTCGGTGTGCTCTTCGTTCAGACAGACGCGCGCCGCTGA